The genomic segment GGGCAAAGTTATGCCAGTGCGGATCAGGCGAATGCCGTGCAGGTCAACCAGCAGGCTGGGTACTGATGACCGAAACCGATGGCCAGTTGATCGACAGCCCGTACGTTTCCGAGACGACCAAGAAGCAGTTGATCCAGGCCTCCACCAACCCGCTGAATTCGATGGTCGGCGGGGAGGACTACGAAACCGTCCGCAGCCGGGCGGTCAGTGAAATGAACAACGGGCTGAAGACCGAGGAAACCACGGCCAAGCACCACGGCGAACTTTCCGCGCAACAACCGCCGGGTCCCAATGGCAGTGGAGTGGCGAAGTCCGACGAAGTGCTGGACCTGGCCAAGCCCACCCTCGACTTCTTCTCCACCTGGATCGACCGGGTCTGGAACAACGTGCCCGGTGCCAGCCGGCTCGAGTACCTGCCCGAGGTGTGGGACCGCTTCCACCAGAACCGGGACATCGACTTCCGCAAGCTGAGCGACGAGGCCGAAGAGTTCACCAGGACGCGGGAAGTGGTCGAGCAGACCATGGAAGCCGCCAAGTCCGAACTGAACACGCTGTTCGGTGATTGGGAAGGCGCCGGTGCGGCGGCCGCGCGGACGAAGTACCAGGAAGGCATCGTCCCGGATTCGCAGAAGCTGCTCGATCAACTCGAGGGTGCGGCGAAACTCATTCCGGAGACCACCGCCGCGATCTACCAGACGCTGAAGCAACAGGTCGACGAAGTGCTGTTGCTGAACAAGCCGACCATCGCCGGTGCGGATGTGGAAACCGCCACGAGGATCGCCAGGGTGGCCCCGGGCGGGTCGGACAGCAATGACGACGACTTCATGGCGGCGGCGCGGTTCTTCGATAGTCAATACGGCACCGCCTTCGAATCCGGACTCAACGATCTCAGCGTTACCGCCCCGCTCCTCATGGAGGCGCTACCCCAGACCTGTGAGGTCTGGCTGCTTTCTTTCAAGGACGAATTCGCCGCGTTGTTCGAGTCGTTCAAGAACCTCTGCGACCAGACGAACAAGACGGTGGACGGCCAGTGGCACGCGCTCGTGGAGTTCATGAGCGACTTCACCAACGAGTTCACCGACGTCGCCGCCGGGCCCGCACCCGCGCCCGCGCCGCAGACCGCGCCGCAGCAGTCGGGGCCACTCCCGGGGGGTGCCGGACCGGCGATGACCGGGGGCGGGCCGCCCGCCATGCCCGCCGGTGGCACGGGTGGCGCGCCGTCGATGCCCGCACCGCCACCGCCCGCCGCGCCCCCGATGCCGGCCGCGCCGGAAACGGCGACCGCGCCGGAAACGGCGACCGCGCCCGCGGAGGAACCGGAGAAGAACCCGGTGACCGGCGGTGAGCTGGAACTCGATCCGGAGACCGGCGAGGCGTATCCGATCGACCCGCTCACCGGTGAAGCCGTGAAGGAGGCCGCCGGGCCCGCGCTGACCGTGGAGAAGGGCGACAGCAAACTCTCCTTCTCCGAGCCGGACACCGACGGGAAGATGGCGATCACGGTCGAAGGCCCGTCGGGCGAGCCGAAGGACTTCCAGCTCGCCTTCGACGGGGAAGAGGCCGAAGACGAGACGCTCCGCCCTGGTGAGGACGGCAGGATCCAGTTCGAAGACGGCCCGCTGAAGATCACCGCCGAGCGCCCGGACGGACCGGGCGGCCCGACGCTGGTCGAGGTCGACGACGGTTCCGGCGAGCCGACCAAGTACGTGCTCGGCGAGCAGACCGGAGAAGCCGTACCGCAGAGCTCGCAGTGGACCGAGCCCGAGGCGGATACCGGGCAGTCGACTTCGGCGCAGTCGGTCGGCTCCGGTGATTTCCTGTCCAGCGGTGCCGCCGCGGTCGGCCTCGGCGCACCGGCGCCCGACAGCGGTCTCGGCGACACCACCGCCTCCGCTCCCGGCGCGGCTCCCAGCGGCATCGGCCTCGGCTCGACGCCGGGTGGGCCCGCGGCCCAGTCGAATACGCCGTCGTCGCAGGACCCGGCGGCGGCCGGCATGGGCATGATGGGTGGCATGGGCGGCGGGGCCGGCGGCGGCAACTCCGGCGACACCGAGCGGGCGCCCAACCAGTACCGCCACTCCGGCAGCCTGTTCGACACCCCGGCACCGGCGAACCGCATCAGCGGCACGCTGGACGACGAGGACGACGGCCTGCTCGGATTCGGGCGTTGAGCGGGAGGACCCGATGAGCGTCGAAGATCGGCTCCGCGCCAGCAGAGCGGCGTTGGCGGCCTTGTCGCGGGAGCGGGAAGAGCAGCGTGCCCTGCGTGAGCAGCGGCTGGTGACCGCGCAGGCGAAAGCCGCGGCGGCGCTGGGCGCGCAGATGGCCGAGATGAAGGAAAACCTGCGTGAGCAGGTGGAGCTCAAGCGCCGGGAGGAGAAGGCCGGCGGCTGGGCGACCTCGTCGACGCTCTCGGACGGCAGCGAGAAGGACGACGACTACAAGTTCCTGCAGTTCGACGAGCCGAAGCCAGCCGCGCAGGCTTGGACGCCGCCACCCGCGACGCCTCCTGCGCCACCTGTGGCTCCGGCGCCGCCTCGGCGGCGGGCGGCTGCCGCGGACGACGACGAGGACTTCGCCGAGCACAAGTGGTGGGCGGGTTGAGCGGTGCGCCGGAGCGGCCACTGATCCAGTACCTCCTGGACCGGAGCGAGTCGGCGGAAGTCGCGTTCACCTACCTCGACTGCACCGGCGGGCGTGACGCGGAACCCCGGGACCTGACCTGGGCCGAGCTGACCCGGCAGGTGCGGGCGGTCGCGTCCCGGCTCCGGCGGGTCGCCGCGCCCGGGGACCGGATCGCGCTGGTCGTGCCGCAGGACCTGAACTACGTGGTCGGCTTCCTGGCCGCCCTGTACGCCGGCGTGGTCGCCGTCCCGCTTTTCGCCCCCGAAGTCCGATCACACCGGCGACGCCTGATCAGCGCCCTCGACGACTGCCAGGCGCGGGTCTGGCTCACCTCCCGCTCGGCCTTCGACAAGGTCACCGAGTTCACCACCTCCACCCCCGTCACCCCACCCGACCAGCTCCTTTGCGTCGAAGACCTGCTTTTGCCCGCAGAAGATCCGGGGCTGCTTCTGCCTGAGGAAGGCGGCGAGCGGGTGGCGTACCTGCAGTACACGTCGGGGTCGACGCGGGAGCCCGCCGGCGCGGTGATCACGCACCGGGCGCTGACCGCGAGCGCCTGGCAGGTCGCCGGCGCCTACCAGGTGGACGACCGCACCACCTGCGCCGGCTGGATCCCGTTCTTCCACGACATGGGGCTCATCCAGCTGATGTGCGTGCCGGTGTTCAGCGGCGCCCGGTCGGTGTTCCTGCAGCCGCTGGAGTTCATCCGCCGCCCGGTCCGCTGGTTGCGCCAGCTGTCCGACTACCCGGACGTCTTCACCGCCGCCCCCAACTTCGCGTTCGACCACGTCATCAGCGCCGTACCTGCTTTTGCCCGCAGAAGCTTCGACCTGGGGAAAGTGCGGGTGGCGCTCAACGGGAGCGAGCCGATCCGCCCGGCCACGGTGCGGGCGTTCGCCGAGGCTTTCGCGCCCTGCGGCTTCCGTCCCGAGGCGCATCGGCCGTCGTACGGCCTCGCCGAGGCGACGGTCTACGTCTCCAGCGCGGGTGACGACGGTCCCACGATCACCACCTTCGACCGTGACGCGCTCGCGGCCGGTGCGGCCGTCCCCGCGGAGACCGGCACCGAGCTGGTCTCGGTCGGCCGTCCGTTCGGCCAGGAGGTCCGGATCGTCGACACCAAGACCGGCGAGACCTGTCCCGACGGCCGCATGGGCGAGATCCAGGTGCGCGGCCCCCACCTCGCCCAGGGCTACTGGCGGCAACCGGAACGCTCCGCCGAAACCTTCGCCGACGGCTGGCTGCGCACCGGTGACCTGGGTGTGGTTCACGACGGGCAGCTCTACATCACCGGCCGGATCAAGGACCTGATCATCGTCGACGGCCGCAACCTCTACCCCCAGGACATCGAGGAGACCGTCGCCGGCGCGCACCCGGCCATCCGCCGCGATCGCGTCGCCGCCTTCGGGATCGCCGACGAGCGGGGTGAGGGCGTGGTCGTGCTGGCCGAGCCGGTGCGCGACCAGCAGGTGGACTTCGCCCAGGTCAGCAGGGCTGTGCGCGCCGCCGTCTCCGCCCAGCACGAGGTCACGCTGCGTGATTTTCAGCTTTTGCCCGCAGAAGACGGCGGGGTGCCGCGGACGTCCAGTGGGAAGGTGGCGCGTTCGGCCGCGAAAGCGCGGTATGAGGCACGATGACCTGGTGACCACCGACGACGCCAGCCAGTACCACGCCCAGGTCAAGCAGCTGGTCTGCGACTCGTTCCACCTCTCCCCGGACGCGCTCGACGAGGCCACGTCCTTCGACGAACTCGGCCTCGATTCGAAGCAGCGGGTCCAGCTGCTCGCCACCCTCGAGGTCTTCTTCGAAGTGACCATCGAACTCGACGAACGCGACCGCCTGACCGACGTCGCCGCCACGGCCGGGGTACTCGCCGACGCGCTGCGTGCCAAGGCGGCCACCCCCGGTTCCGGTCAGTGACGCGTTCGGGTATGCAAACAGCCGAATCCTGTGCGTCCGGTCAGCCGCTTGAGTACATTCTGTGTGCATCTGCGACGGCACCGATCGCCGTCCGCGTGCGTCACAGTTCCTGAACAGGACACCTCAACAAGGGGGAGCTGACCGGTGGGTGGGCACAAGGTCGATGCCGACGCGATGGCGTCCGCCTCGAAGAAGATGACCGAGTTCGCGGAGGACGTGACCGACGGCACCAAGGAGCTGGAGAAGTCCAAGATCACCGCGAAGCAGTTCGGCGAGGCCCACGGCACGCACGCGGAGATCTACACGACCTCCATCGCCACGCTGTCGGCCGCGGTGAAGGGGTACACCACGGCGCTGAGCGGGTTCGCCGCGAACATCGCCGCCGGTGGCCAGTCCTACACCGCCAACGACCAGTCCCAGTCGGGCGCGATGAACCAAGCCGGGAGCAACTGATGGCCAAGTCGTGGAACGAGGTCAAGGCCGTACTCGACGATCCGGCCGTCTCCCCGGAGAAGAAGCAGGCGCTGCTCCAGTCCTGGACGAACAGCAGTGAAGAGGCCTGGCCGGACGACGACGCCAAGCGCGACGAGATCGGCAAGTACCAGGAGGCCTACAACGCCTACCCCTACGCCGGCCCCGGTTACGGCAACCCCGGCGTCTACGGCAACGACAAGCGCACCGACGAGCTGTACGACGAAGCCAAAAAAGAGGGCTCGGCGAACACCTACAACGAGCGCGAGCACCAGAAGACGGTCGACGCGGGCCGCACCGGGCTCGACAGCGCGCAGCCGCCGACCACCGGCGGCGGGGGCACGAAGACCTCCGACGAGCTGCTCAAGCAGGGTGAAGCCGCGCTGAAGGTGTTCGAGGACTTCGGGCCGCTGCTCGGCAAGATCCCGGACGACTGCCGCGGCCGCACCCGCCCGCTCGACATCAACGCCGACATCAAGAAGCGCTACAACGAGCAAAAGGGCATCAACTTCGCGGAGTTCCTCACCGACTCCTCGGACTTCACCACCGCCGCCGGCCAGGTCCGCCAGGCGCTCAAGGACACGCGCGGCCAGCTCGACGGGCTCTCCGACAGCTGGACCGGGCCCGCCGCCGACAAGGCGAACGAGCACTACAACGAGAAGATCAACACGCCCGGCGACGAGCTGGTCGGCTTCCTCGAAGGCTCCGCCGCCGCCACCTCGACCGCGGTGGACGTGGTCTACCGCCTGGTCAAGGGCAAGGTCGACGCGGTCATCGACATGTACACCACGCAGGTCGGCAAGGCCGACCTCGACATGGCGACCTCCGTGGTCAACCTCGCGAACGG from the Amycolatopsis magusensis genome contains:
- a CDS encoding WXG100 family type VII secretion target, giving the protein MTETDGQLIDSPYVSETTKKQLIQASTNPLNSMVGGEDYETVRSRAVSEMNNGLKTEETTAKHHGELSAQQPPGPNGSGVAKSDEVLDLAKPTLDFFSTWIDRVWNNVPGASRLEYLPEVWDRFHQNRDIDFRKLSDEAEEFTRTREVVEQTMEAAKSELNTLFGDWEGAGAAAARTKYQEGIVPDSQKLLDQLEGAAKLIPETTAAIYQTLKQQVDEVLLLNKPTIAGADVETATRIARVAPGGSDSNDDDFMAAARFFDSQYGTAFESGLNDLSVTAPLLMEALPQTCEVWLLSFKDEFAALFESFKNLCDQTNKTVDGQWHALVEFMSDFTNEFTDVAAGPAPAPAPQTAPQQSGPLPGGAGPAMTGGGPPAMPAGGTGGAPSMPAPPPPAAPPMPAAPETATAPETATAPAEEPEKNPVTGGELELDPETGEAYPIDPLTGEAVKEAAGPALTVEKGDSKLSFSEPDTDGKMAITVEGPSGEPKDFQLAFDGEEAEDETLRPGEDGRIQFEDGPLKITAERPDGPGGPTLVEVDDGSGEPTKYVLGEQTGEAVPQSSQWTEPEADTGQSTSAQSVGSGDFLSSGAAAVGLGAPAPDSGLGDTTASAPGAAPSGIGLGSTPGGPAAQSNTPSSQDPAAAGMGMMGGMGGGAGGGNSGDTERAPNQYRHSGSLFDTPAPANRISGTLDDEDDGLLGFGR
- a CDS encoding fatty acyl-AMP ligase; the encoded protein is MGGLSGAPERPLIQYLLDRSESAEVAFTYLDCTGGRDAEPRDLTWAELTRQVRAVASRLRRVAAPGDRIALVVPQDLNYVVGFLAALYAGVVAVPLFAPEVRSHRRRLISALDDCQARVWLTSRSAFDKVTEFTTSTPVTPPDQLLCVEDLLLPAEDPGLLLPEEGGERVAYLQYTSGSTREPAGAVITHRALTASAWQVAGAYQVDDRTTCAGWIPFFHDMGLIQLMCVPVFSGARSVFLQPLEFIRRPVRWLRQLSDYPDVFTAAPNFAFDHVISAVPAFARRSFDLGKVRVALNGSEPIRPATVRAFAEAFAPCGFRPEAHRPSYGLAEATVYVSSAGDDGPTITTFDRDALAAGAAVPAETGTELVSVGRPFGQEVRIVDTKTGETCPDGRMGEIQVRGPHLAQGYWRQPERSAETFADGWLRTGDLGVVHDGQLYITGRIKDLIIVDGRNLYPQDIEETVAGAHPAIRRDRVAAFGIADERGEGVVVLAEPVRDQQVDFAQVSRAVRAAVSAQHEVTLRDFQLLPAEDGGVPRTSSGKVARSAAKARYEAR
- a CDS encoding acyl carrier protein, which encodes MTTDDASQYHAQVKQLVCDSFHLSPDALDEATSFDELGLDSKQRVQLLATLEVFFEVTIELDERDRLTDVAATAGVLADALRAKAATPGSGQ